A single genomic interval of Canis lupus dingo isolate Sandy chromosome 6, ASM325472v2, whole genome shotgun sequence harbors:
- the NMRAL1 gene encoding nmrA-like family domain-containing protein 1 isoform X2, which yields MADEKLVVVFGATGAQGGSVARTLLEDGTFRVRVVTRNPGQKAAKELRLQGAEVVQGDQDDEASMELALTGAHAAFIVTNYWENCSQEQEVKQGKLLANVAKRLGLHYVVYSGLENIKKLTAGRLAAGHFDGKGEVEQYFRDIGVPMTSVRLSCYFENLLSYFLPKKAPDGKSYLLSLPMGDVPMDGISVTDLGPVVLSLLKMPEEYVGRNIGLSTCKHTAEEYAALLSKHTGKAVCDAKTPLCF from the exons ATGGCAGACGAGAAGCTGGTGGTGGTGTTCGGGGCCACAG GTGCTCAGGGAGGCTCCGTGGCCCGGACGCTCCTGGAAGATGGGACGTTTAGAGTTCGAGTGGTGACGCGGAACCCTGGACAGAAGGCAGCAAAGGAGCTGAGGCTGCAGGGTGCAGAAGTGGTACAGGGAGACCAGGATGATGAGGCCAGCATGGAGCTGGCCCTGACTGGGGCGCATGCCGCCTTCATTGTGACCAACTACTGGGAGAACTGCAGCCAGGAGCAGGAGGTCAAGCAG GGAAAGCTGCTGGCCAACGTGGCCAAGCGCCTGGGCCTTCACTATGTGGTCTACAGTGGCCTGGAGAACATCAAGAAGCTGACGGCCGGGAGACTGGCAGCAGGCCACTTTGATGGCAAAGGGGAGGTGGAGCAGTATTTCCGGGACATTGGAGTTCCCATGACCAGCGTGCGGCTGTCCTGCTATTTTGAGAACCTCCTCTCCTACTTCTTGCCCAAGAAAGCCCCCGATGGAAAGAGCTACTTGCTGA gCTTGCCCATGGGTGATGTGCCCATGGACGGCATATCTGTGACCGACCTGGGCCCCGTGGTGCTCAGCCTGCTGAAGATGCCAGAAGAATATGTCGGCCGGAACATTGGGCTCAGTACCTGCAAGCACACAGCAGAAGAGTATGCCGCTCTGCTCTCCAAGCACACCGGGAAGGCCGTGTGTGATGCCAAG